agggaCTATCAGTATCAGCCACAAGGTGGAACCACCATGGCCCTCAGTAACCCACTCTGGCAGAAGACACTGGCATTTTTGCCCTGCGGTAAGCAACAGCCATTTCTGAGAGAAAACTTAGAGGAAAAGATGAAGATGTACCATCCCCTCCCACATCCCTTTTCCCCCACCAAAAAGACCGTGACTGTTGTGCCAAACCAGGATCGGAACTACTACCTTTCTTAATCTGCATGTGTCTCTGACATGTGAGCAGCAACCATTTCAAAAGCTCCCACGTAAAAATGCTCATactaaatttattctcttacttaAGAGTGTTTATGGATTTACATTCCATTTGTGGACTATGTAGATCTCACTGGATCTTCTTTCCTGCAGTGAGAGGTGGTTTGGGTGCTGCTGAAGGTCATTGTCTCAATTTGTCTGGTGTTTGCAGAAGAGATGTCTGCAAAGTAGTAGAAGATCAAATTGGTGCCTGCCGAAGAAGGATGAAGTGCTGTAGAGCATGGTGGATTTTAATGCCAATTCCAACACCACTTATCATGTCAGATTATCAAGAACCCCTTAAACCTAAGTTGAAATGAAACTGacgtaaaataaaaatacatcaaaagtgAAGTTCTTTGCATCTAAGaatattgaaatatacatattaagTACTTCCATCTTGATAACCATCTTGTATTTTCACTTAtcaacatgaatga
This Macaca mulatta isolate MMU2019108-1 chromosome 3, T2T-MMU8v2.0, whole genome shotgun sequence DNA region includes the following protein-coding sequences:
- the LOC144340143 gene encoding beta-defensin 109-like; the encoded protein is MRHHLLLLILLLFSILLSPVRGGLGAAEGHCLNLSGVCRRDVCKVVEDQIGACRRRMKCCRAWWILMPIPTPLIMSDYQEPLKPKLK